A genome region from Candidatus Dormiibacterota bacterium includes the following:
- a CDS encoding LamG-like jellyroll fold domain-containing protein, which yields MATRVVLDPAQLTVEPGAEAVCTVRVRNDGTVVDEFVADVVGEVLPWAIAETDSVRLFPGDEGAIVLHLRPPRTHRLIPGTIPFGVRVVATSAGDGSAVVEEGGVHITAFHEVQAVLTPRRSRARITGRHRVTVTNHGNVSTEVRLTGSDPDDVLDVRFRKPAFELAAGAVRRVRTLVRPATLSLNAGTEPHQFQVAVEADEVLRIDLDGAIVVRSVVPAWVPIAVAVLVAAIVLLVGLLRRESVQTLATTGSLGAVTPNAAAVPASGSGGKAAADSAAAGGGGAARSGGTAAASGPAAATPAAPGGGGLSAIEASCLAGTPVPRGSRYPADGTALDAGPDHQDGTLTGATGYAPGPTGAGSDQAFSMTGGTSGVDLGRNVGELGAAGFCVELAVDTTARVPQALLGNRRAADGVGSWDIRLQSSGMPYAELGSVVVPGYAAVNDGAWHHICLIRSDALVNLYVDRRLVGTANTVPPAGLSDGAATHLGWDGFLPFTGSIDGVVVVRG from the coding sequence ATGGCGACGCGGGTGGTGCTCGATCCCGCCCAGCTGACCGTGGAGCCCGGTGCGGAGGCGGTCTGCACCGTCCGGGTCCGCAACGACGGGACGGTCGTCGACGAGTTCGTCGCCGACGTGGTCGGCGAGGTGCTGCCCTGGGCCATCGCGGAGACCGACTCGGTCCGCCTCTTCCCCGGCGACGAGGGCGCGATCGTCCTCCACCTGCGCCCGCCGCGCACCCACCGGCTGATCCCGGGCACGATCCCGTTCGGGGTCCGCGTCGTCGCCACCAGCGCGGGGGACGGCTCGGCGGTGGTCGAGGAGGGCGGCGTCCACATCACCGCCTTCCACGAGGTCCAGGCGGTGCTCACCCCGCGCCGCTCGCGGGCGAGGATCACCGGCCGCCACCGGGTCACCGTCACCAACCACGGCAACGTCTCCACCGAGGTGCGGCTCACCGGGTCGGATCCCGACGACGTCCTCGACGTCCGCTTTCGGAAGCCGGCCTTCGAGCTCGCAGCCGGCGCGGTGCGCCGGGTGCGAACCCTGGTGCGCCCCGCCACGCTGTCACTCAACGCCGGGACCGAGCCGCACCAGTTCCAGGTCGCGGTGGAGGCCGACGAGGTGCTCCGCATCGACCTCGACGGCGCCATCGTGGTGCGCTCGGTGGTGCCCGCCTGGGTGCCCATCGCCGTGGCCGTGCTGGTGGCGGCCATCGTGCTCCTGGTCGGCCTGCTCCGCCGGGAGAGCGTGCAGACGCTGGCCACCACCGGCTCGCTCGGAGCTGTCACGCCCAACGCCGCCGCGGTCCCGGCGAGCGGCTCCGGGGGCAAGGCGGCCGCCGACTCCGCCGCGGCCGGCGGGGGCGGCGCGGCCAGGTCCGGAGGCACCGCCGCCGCCTCCGGGCCGGCAGCCGCGACCCCGGCCGCCCCCGGCGGCGGCGGGCTGTCGGCGATCGAGGCGAGCTGCCTCGCCGGCACCCCGGTGCCCCGGGGCAGCCGCTACCCGGCGGACGGCACCGCCCTGGACGCCGGACCGGACCACCAGGACGGCACCCTGACCGGAGCCACCGGGTACGCGCCGGGCCCCACCGGCGCCGGCTCCGACCAGGCGTTCTCGATGACCGGCGGCACCAGCGGGGTCGATCTCGGCCGGAACGTCGGCGAGCTGGGCGCGGCCGGCTTCTGCGTGGAGCTCGCGGTCGACACCACGGCCCGGGTGCCGCAGGCGCTGCTGGGGAACCGGAGGGCGGCCGACGGGGTGGGCTCGTGGGACATCCGCCTGCAGAGCTCGGGGATGCCATACGCGGAGCTCGGCTCGGTGGTGGTGCCCGGATACGCGGCGGTCAACGACGGCGCCTGGCATCACATCTGCCTCATCCGCAGCGACGCCCTGGTCAACCTCTACGTCGACCGCAGGCTGGTGGGCACCGCCAACACCGTGCCCCCCGCCGGCCTCTCCGACGGCGCCGCGACCCACCTGGGGTGGGACGGCTTCCTCCCCTTCACCGGCAGCATCGACGGCGTGGTGGTGGTCAGGGGATGA
- a CDS encoding M23 family metallopeptidase, protein MTRRRPLRWLAAVAAVELVVGVALPLAGWADGPVGPAGAGLEGTGGQPSDLADAPPGCAADLVTVVLCDLVGSPLLPGRQLPPAPGPPAPAPRPPAPRAALSPPVAGPAAPPPDPAVSEPPSLAELLAVLLRPLSRERPGLGHFVPGQAATAATALGVLAPAPPPQEQPVATTLRGRGSMPWVPLGAVVLATLTALLAGRGGWRSPRPSPPQRRSPRLSTRAARLAAVLALVGGIAPLSSSTGPPLAARPAPPAPGFEWVAPAVALIATTSPTSPGTPGAAAASPATPTAWTRLLEVERDLVGQGDLLAREEAAVGRLARLVSGHVADPDGPGATGPSRALQAQSAALSRLLVLHRTTSAAYVQRLSDEYAVYHEAAGDAACRRELLDGVAGAGDPRARAVVVADLEILTTQVNQEAAIAAAASRLAAAARLDPAQLEAIRRHDRFVVPEVAPVSQWFGPSDLSFEPPLSYGGVFHRHFHTGIDIAGAMDTPLHAAADGVVLLATQSVDGAGRLVGYGNYVVVAHADGFLTLYGHLDRIAVRTGDPIRQGQVIGLEGNTGLSTGPHVHFEVRQGGLLLDPAAFVGGQLEG, encoded by the coding sequence ATGACGCGACGGAGGCCGCTTCGGTGGCTCGCCGCGGTCGCCGCCGTGGAGCTGGTGGTCGGGGTCGCACTGCCCCTCGCCGGATGGGCGGACGGTCCCGTCGGACCGGCGGGCGCCGGCCTGGAGGGAACCGGCGGGCAGCCGTCCGACCTGGCGGACGCACCGCCCGGCTGCGCCGCCGACCTGGTCACCGTCGTCCTCTGCGACCTGGTCGGCTCCCCGCTGCTCCCCGGCCGGCAGCTCCCCCCGGCCCCCGGCCCGCCGGCTCCTGCCCCGCGTCCGCCGGCGCCCCGAGCAGCGCTGAGCCCGCCCGTGGCCGGCCCGGCCGCACCACCCCCCGACCCGGCGGTCTCCGAGCCTCCCTCGCTGGCCGAGCTGCTCGCGGTTCTGCTGCGCCCCCTGTCGCGGGAGCGGCCGGGGCTCGGCCACTTCGTCCCCGGCCAGGCCGCGACCGCCGCCACAGCCCTCGGTGTCCTCGCCCCGGCGCCACCGCCGCAGGAGCAGCCGGTCGCGACCACGCTGCGCGGTCGCGGCTCGATGCCCTGGGTGCCGCTCGGCGCCGTCGTCCTAGCGACGCTGACCGCGCTGCTCGCCGGCCGGGGTGGGTGGCGCAGCCCTCGACCCTCACCGCCCCAGCGCCGCAGCCCCCGACTGTCCACGCGAGCGGCCCGGCTCGCCGCCGTCCTGGCGCTGGTGGGGGGCATCGCTCCGCTGTCCAGCTCGACCGGACCCCCGCTCGCCGCCCGGCCGGCTCCGCCGGCGCCCGGGTTCGAGTGGGTGGCACCCGCGGTGGCGCTGATCGCGACCACCTCTCCCACCTCCCCGGGCACGCCAGGGGCGGCCGCCGCCTCCCCGGCGACCCCGACGGCGTGGACCCGGCTGCTCGAGGTCGAGCGAGACCTGGTCGGCCAGGGTGACCTGCTCGCCCGCGAGGAGGCCGCGGTGGGCCGGCTGGCGCGGCTGGTCAGCGGACACGTCGCCGACCCCGACGGGCCCGGGGCGACCGGCCCCTCGCGCGCCCTGCAGGCCCAGTCGGCGGCGCTCTCCCGCCTGCTGGTCCTGCACCGCACCACCAGCGCCGCCTATGTGCAGCGGCTCTCCGACGAGTACGCCGTCTACCACGAGGCGGCCGGCGACGCCGCGTGCCGTCGCGAGCTCCTCGACGGGGTCGCGGGCGCCGGGGACCCGCGGGCCCGCGCGGTCGTGGTCGCCGATCTGGAGATCCTCACCACCCAGGTGAACCAGGAGGCGGCGATCGCCGCGGCGGCCTCCCGGCTCGCCGCCGCCGCGCGGCTCGATCCCGCCCAGCTCGAGGCCATCCGGCGCCACGACCGCTTCGTCGTTCCCGAGGTGGCGCCGGTGAGCCAGTGGTTCGGGCCCAGCGATCTCTCCTTCGAGCCCCCACTCAGCTACGGAGGGGTCTTCCACCGCCACTTCCACACCGGGATCGACATCGCCGGAGCGATGGACACGCCGCTGCACGCCGCCGCCGACGGGGTGGTGCTGCTCGCCACCCAGAGCGTCGACGGCGCCGGCAGGCTGGTGGGCTACGGCAACTACGTGGTCGTCGCCCACGCCGACGGCTTCCTCACCCTCTACGGGCACCTCGACCGCATCGCGGTGCGCACCGGCGACCCGATCCGCCAGGGCCAGGTCATCGGCCTCGAGGGCAACACCGGCCTGTCGACCGGCCCCCACGTCCACTTCGAGGTGCGCCAGGGTGGCCTGCTCCTCGATCCCGCGGCCTTCGTTGGCGGCCAGCTCGAGGGGTGA